In Candidatus Kaistella beijingensis, a genomic segment contains:
- a CDS encoding aldehyde dehydrogenase family protein has translation MEIKEIYDSMVYGPAPETAAPAVEFLENHKRSFDLFIGGEWVKPNSKKYIDSTNPSNKEFLAKIAEADEKDVDNAVKAANKALPEWVKIGGFERAKYLYALARQIQKNSRLFAVLETLDNGKPIRETRDIDIPIVARHFYSHAGWAKLMDTEFKDYKEVGVIGQIIPWNFPLMMLAWKVAPALAMGNTIVLKPAEYTSLTALLFGEICEKIGLPKGVVNVVTGKGTVAGTALVNHKDIQKVAFTGSTKVGKILRTEIAGSGKKISLELGGKSPFIVFEDADLDSAVEGIVDAIWFNQGQVCCAGSRLLVQESIAEKFYKKLKKRMETLRIGDPLDKAVDMGAIVDKVQLKTIEELVKLGVEEGCKIYQPKNGVPKNGWFFPPTLFTDVPTSSVIAQEEIFGPVLVAMTFRSHNEAVALANNTRYGLAASIWTENINLALDVAPKIKAGAVWINCTNQFDANAGFGGYRESGFGREGGKEGLYEYMKPRIEDEFASKPILPKVEKQSKEKSGLVHQKSILANIDRTTKMYIGGKQVRPDGGYSMEIKNAFGEYIGEVSEGNRKDLRNAVEAAHADKSWSGMTGHGRAQVLYYIAENLSIRAEEFAERIVEMTNQSLESAKEEVEKSIERIYTYAAFADKYDGAAHSTVQRMVTLAMPEPVGVMAIICPDENPLLGFISTVIPAISMGNNVVVVPSEKHPFSATDFYQILETSDVPAGTVNIVTGHKEELAKELAKHYNIDGIWYFGTKEGSRDIESLSTDSMKRSWVNFGKYRNWLDVSHGEGQEFLRHATEIKNIWIPYGA, from the coding sequence ATGGAAATCAAAGAAATATACGACTCTATGGTTTACGGTCCCGCTCCTGAAACTGCAGCACCCGCTGTGGAATTTTTAGAAAATCACAAGAGAAGTTTCGACCTTTTTATTGGCGGAGAATGGGTAAAACCAAATTCAAAGAAATACATCGACTCCACCAATCCTTCCAACAAAGAATTTTTGGCAAAAATTGCAGAAGCTGACGAAAAAGATGTGGACAATGCAGTAAAAGCGGCTAACAAAGCACTTCCGGAATGGGTGAAAATCGGCGGTTTCGAGAGAGCGAAATATTTGTACGCTTTGGCAAGACAAATTCAAAAAAATTCTAGACTTTTTGCAGTTTTGGAAACTTTGGACAACGGAAAACCCATCCGTGAAACCCGTGATATCGACATTCCAATTGTGGCGAGACATTTTTACAGTCACGCAGGTTGGGCAAAATTGATGGATACCGAATTCAAAGATTACAAAGAAGTTGGAGTTATCGGACAAATCATTCCGTGGAATTTTCCATTAATGATGTTGGCCTGGAAAGTCGCTCCAGCTTTGGCAATGGGAAACACCATCGTTTTAAAACCTGCGGAATACACTTCTTTAACCGCACTTCTTTTTGGAGAAATCTGTGAAAAAATTGGACTTCCAAAAGGTGTGGTAAATGTAGTTACAGGAAAAGGAACCGTTGCAGGAACCGCTTTGGTAAATCATAAAGACATTCAAAAAGTAGCATTCACTGGTTCCACGAAAGTGGGGAAAATATTAAGAACAGAAATTGCGGGAAGCGGAAAGAAGATTTCCCTTGAATTGGGCGGAAAATCACCATTCATCGTTTTTGAAGATGCGGATTTGGATTCTGCGGTGGAAGGAATTGTTGATGCGATTTGGTTCAATCAAGGTCAGGTTTGCTGTGCAGGTTCCCGACTTTTAGTTCAGGAAAGTATTGCCGAAAAATTCTACAAAAAATTAAAGAAAAGAATGGAAACGCTCCGAATCGGCGATCCTTTGGATAAGGCAGTCGATATGGGCGCAATCGTGGATAAAGTTCAGTTGAAAACCATCGAGGAATTGGTAAAACTTGGCGTTGAAGAAGGTTGCAAAATCTATCAACCAAAAAACGGAGTACCAAAAAATGGTTGGTTTTTCCCACCGACTTTGTTCACCGACGTTCCGACAAGTTCCGTGATTGCGCAGGAAGAAATTTTCGGGCCAGTTTTGGTGGCGATGACTTTCCGTTCGCACAATGAGGCGGTTGCTTTGGCGAACAACACGAGATACGGTTTGGCTGCAAGTATTTGGACGGAAAACATCAACCTCGCTTTAGATGTCGCTCCGAAAATCAAAGCAGGCGCAGTTTGGATTAACTGTACGAATCAGTTTGATGCGAATGCGGGTTTCGGTGGGTACAGAGAATCAGGTTTCGGTAGAGAAGGCGGAAAAGAAGGACTTTACGAATACATGAAACCGAGAATTGAAGACGAGTTCGCTTCAAAACCGATTCTTCCGAAAGTTGAAAAGCAAAGTAAGGAAAAGTCGGGACTTGTCCACCAAAAATCAATACTTGCCAATATCGACCGAACCACGAAAATGTACATCGGCGGAAAACAGGTGCGTCCCGATGGAGGTTACAGCATGGAAATCAAAAATGCGTTCGGTGAATACATCGGCGAAGTTTCCGAAGGAAATAGGAAAGATCTCCGAAACGCCGTAGAAGCAGCGCACGCCGACAAATCGTGGAGCGGAATGACCGGTCACGGAAGAGCGCAAGTTCTTTATTATATCGCAGAAAATTTATCAATTCGTGCCGAAGAATTTGCAGAAAGAATTGTGGAAATGACCAACCAAAGTTTAGAATCCGCAAAAGAGGAGGTAGAAAAATCTATCGAAAGAATTTACACTTATGCCGCGTTTGCTGACAAATACGATGGCGCCGCTCATTCTACAGTTCAAAGAATGGTGACTTTGGCAATGCCTGAACCAGTGGGCGTGATGGCGATTATCTGTCCCGACGAAAATCCGCTTTTGGGCTTTATTTCGACGGTGATTCCTGCAATTTCCATGGGAAATAACGTGGTGGTGGTTCCTTCCGAAAAACATCCGTTTTCAGCGACCGATTTCTACCAGATTTTAGAGACTTCCGATGTTCCTGCCGGAACGGTAAATATCGTGACCGGACACAAAGAGGAACTCGCAAAAGAATTGGCAAAACATTACAACATCGATGGAATTTGGTATTTCGGAACGAAAGAAGGAAGCAGGGATATCGAATCGCTTTCCACCGATTCCATGAAACGTTCTTGGGTAAATTTCGGAAAATACAGAAATTGGCTCGATGTTTCCCATGGTGAAGGTCAGGAATTTTTAAGACACGCCACAGAAATTAAGAATATTTGGATTCCGTATGGTGCGTAG
- a CDS encoding APC family permease yields the protein MTEQKLEAKYGLFTAIAMVIGQVIGSGIFFKVDDVLSATQGNNFAGLLGFLIVGISVVFAAVSMANYAEVLPKDGGIISYVEYRFGKKAAAFVGWIYLSLFYPLLTAVLFTVSGIYIAHLIAEFVNFKPTFLHFTLIGLVNSLIFLALNIYRPKSSGIFQQMTATLKLIPLILISSLGIILLLKGNVEEQRTFSYAVNHLKESQSFWQLVAASFVPIAFAFDGWYIATQISGEVKNSTKNLPKALVIGTITVLVVYVLYYCGIVLGMGSDEVLKLKDTYITEFSRKMASNSGAIFMQLFIIISVLGTSNGLLLATIRVPFQFYNLDNSKKFFNLGKVDEKTKMPINSAIFAYVVILFYLLIYYFTNTNPYFTDIGYDVSAIPIAFIYMVNGALFVGLIGLLKKNIFKGNKFLKTAMVAIAILGVAIVLIGTATAPNGISYILISVLFIIAGFFAVKTK from the coding sequence ATGACAGAACAAAAACTTGAAGCCAAATACGGACTTTTCACCGCCATCGCAATGGTCATCGGACAAGTCATCGGTTCCGGAATTTTCTTCAAAGTCGATGACGTACTTTCTGCAACGCAGGGAAATAATTTTGCTGGACTTTTGGGATTTTTAATTGTAGGAATCAGCGTAGTTTTTGCAGCGGTTTCGATGGCAAATTATGCGGAAGTATTGCCAAAAGACGGCGGAATAATAAGTTACGTGGAATACCGTTTCGGGAAAAAAGCAGCGGCGTTTGTGGGCTGGATATATTTGAGTTTGTTTTATCCTTTGCTCACAGCGGTTTTGTTTACGGTTTCGGGGATTTACATTGCGCATTTAATTGCGGAATTTGTCAATTTTAAGCCGACATTTTTGCATTTCACTTTGATTGGATTGGTCAACTCGTTGATTTTTTTGGCTTTAAATATATACCGTCCGAAATCAAGTGGAATTTTTCAGCAAATGACGGCAACTTTAAAACTGATTCCATTGATTTTAATTTCATCTTTAGGAATAATTCTTTTGCTGAAAGGAAATGTAGAAGAACAAAGAACATTTTCTTACGCAGTTAATCATCTCAAAGAAAGCCAAAGTTTCTGGCAATTGGTTGCGGCGAGTTTTGTCCCGATTGCGTTTGCTTTTGACGGATGGTACATTGCGACGCAAATTTCTGGCGAGGTAAAAAATTCTACCAAAAACCTTCCAAAAGCTTTGGTTATTGGAACGATTACGGTTTTAGTGGTTTACGTTTTATACTATTGCGGAATTGTTTTGGGAATGGGAAGTGATGAGGTTTTGAAATTGAAAGACACTTATATCACAGAATTTTCTAGAAAAATGGCTTCGAATTCGGGCGCGATTTTCATGCAATTGTTCATCATCATTTCAGTTTTGGGAACTTCCAACGGACTTCTTTTAGCGACTATTCGTGTTCCATTTCAGTTTTATAATCTCGATAATTCCAAGAAGTTTTTCAATTTGGGAAAAGTTGACGAGAAGACAAAAATGCCCATTAATAGTGCGATTTTTGCTTATGTTGTGATTTTATTTTACCTGCTAATTTATTATTTCACCAACACGAATCCTTACTTTACTGATATAGGATATGATGTTTCAGCCATTCCGATTGCTTTTATTTATATGGTGAATGGAGCGCTTTTCGTTGGTTTAATCGGACTTTTAAAGAAGAATATTTTTAAAGGAAATAAATTTCTAAAAACCGCAATGGTCGCAATTGCGATTCTCGGAGTTGCGATTGTTTTGATAGGAACGGCAACTGCTCCGAACGGAATTTCCTACATTTTAATCAGTGTTTTATTTATTATTGCGGGCTTCTTTGCGGTGAAAACTAAATAA
- a CDS encoding glycoside hydrolase family 25 protein — protein sequence MAKRTVKRKTTRKIHKNRKKHWLLRREILLLILAVALLGTGFYLKEKIQFYYAMYFNKFEHKKLSNSEFEEKRINRIIGDYADKTFGIDMSHYQRREDIEWDSLSIGNRSIPIKFVVLRGTMGNKSTDKHFDEFWKLAKKHNLIRGAYHFYRADEDPVMQANNFLANVKLESGDLPPILDIEKIPRRKSNEKLIEDLKIWCRIVEETYGEKPIIYTYYHYYKDFLKGHFDDYPLWLANYNDVSQPSPNDDWDFWQFTENGIVYGINTKVDVDIYNGSLWSLKRMTLD from the coding sequence ATGGCAAAACGCACCGTAAAAAGAAAAACCACCCGAAAAATCCACAAAAACCGCAAGAAACATTGGCTTTTGCGTCGGGAAATTCTGTTGCTCATTTTGGCGGTGGCTTTACTTGGAACGGGTTTTTACTTGAAAGAAAAAATTCAGTTTTATTATGCGATGTATTTCAACAAGTTTGAGCATAAAAAACTTTCCAACTCTGAATTTGAAGAAAAGAGAATCAACCGAATTATTGGAGATTATGCCGACAAAACTTTCGGAATCGATATGTCGCATTACCAAAGGAGGGAAGATATTGAATGGGATAGCTTAAGCATTGGAAACCGTTCAATCCCCATAAAATTTGTGGTATTACGTGGAACGATGGGCAATAAATCTACCGACAAACATTTCGACGAGTTTTGGAAATTGGCAAAAAAACACAACCTTATTCGTGGTGCCTATCATTTTTACCGAGCCGATGAAGATCCTGTAATGCAGGCTAATAATTTCTTGGCCAACGTAAAATTGGAAAGTGGAGATTTGCCGCCGATTTTAGACATCGAAAAAATTCCACGCCGTAAATCGAATGAAAAGTTGATCGAAGATTTAAAAATTTGGTGCAGAATTGTGGAGGAAACTTACGGCGAAAAACCGATTATCTACACCTATTATCATTATTACAAAGACTTTTTGAAAGGTCATTTTGATGATTATCCGCTTTGGCTCGCCAATTACAACGATGTTTCGCAACCTTCACCAAACGACGATTGGGATTTTTGGCAGTTCACCGAAAACGGTATCGTTTACGGAATCAATACCAAAGTGGATGTGGATATTTACAACGGCAGTTTGTGGAGTCTGAAAAGGATGACTTTGGATTAA
- a CDS encoding Lrp/AsnC ligand binding domain-containing protein, with amino-acid sequence MKNAANTGYHLDSVDKEIIYMLMDNAKTSLAHISKNVGISTTAVHQRIKKLESAGVIENSISFLNPRKIGFKVVSYIGVFLDQPSHYHDAIKALKDVNEVVEAHYTTGNYTIFLKVLCRDNDHLMEILNKLQKLKGVTRTETFISLEQSINRQLKV; translated from the coding sequence ATGAAAAATGCAGCAAATACGGGTTATCATCTAGATTCCGTAGATAAAGAAATCATTTATATGTTGATGGATAATGCAAAAACTTCATTGGCACACATTTCAAAAAACGTAGGGATTTCTACAACGGCGGTTCACCAAAGGATTAAAAAATTAGAATCTGCAGGAGTTATCGAAAATTCAATTTCCTTTTTAAATCCAAGAAAAATTGGTTTTAAAGTAGTTTCCTACATCGGTGTTTTTTTAGATCAACCCAGTCATTATCATGATGCAATTAAAGCGTTGAAGGATGTGAATGAAGTGGTTGAAGCACATTACACCACGGGAAATTATACCATATTTTTAAAAGTTTTATGTAGAGATAATGACCATTTAATGGAAATTCTTAATAAACTACAAAAACTAAAAGGCGTAACAAGAACAGAAACATTTATTTCACTGGAACAAAGCATCAACAGACAATTGAAAGTTTAA
- the trmD gene encoding tRNA (guanosine(37)-N1)-methyltransferase TrmD — translation MRIDIISVLPELMESPFKASILKRAMDKGLAEIHFHQLRDFGLGKYRQIDDEPYGGGAGMVMMIEPLDNCISQLKSQRDYDEVIYLTPDGETLNQKIVNTLSIKNNLIFLCGHYKGIDQRVRDLHITKEISIGDYVLTGGELAACVLADSVIRLLPGVLNDEQSALTDSFQDDLLSPPIYTRPDEYKGLKVPEVLLSGNFKKIEDWRHDEAVRITQKKRPDLLE, via the coding sequence ATGAGAATAGATATTATAAGCGTTTTACCCGAATTGATGGAAAGTCCGTTCAAAGCATCAATTCTGAAAAGAGCGATGGATAAAGGTTTAGCGGAAATTCACTTTCATCAGTTAAGAGATTTTGGTTTGGGAAAATACCGCCAAATCGACGACGAACCTTACGGAGGTGGAGCTGGAATGGTGATGATGATTGAACCTTTGGACAACTGTATTTCTCAACTGAAATCGCAAAGAGATTATGATGAGGTAATTTACCTAACTCCCGACGGAGAAACGCTTAACCAAAAAATTGTTAATACGCTTTCCATTAAAAATAATCTGATTTTTCTTTGCGGTCATTATAAGGGAATCGATCAGAGAGTTCGCGATTTACATATTACTAAAGAAATTTCCATAGGCGACTATGTTTTAACCGGCGGTGAATTGGCTGCCTGTGTTTTGGCAGATTCGGTGATAAGACTTTTACCAGGTGTTTTAAATGATGAACAATCGGCTTTGACCGACAGTTTTCAGGATGATTTACTTTCACCACCCATTTACACAAGACCCGATGAATACAAAGGTTTGAAAGTTCCCGAAGTTTTGTTGAGTGGTAATTTCAAAAAGATTGAAGATTGGCGTCATGATGAAGCAGTGAGAATTACCCAAAAAAAAAGACCAGACTTGTTGGAGTAA
- a CDS encoding endonuclease/exonuclease/phosphatase family protein produces MTNNDSKELIAFYNVENLFLPDPPPVHKLDPTVSGLRNWDEKRYNNKLFKISHVFQLIKESENALPMLIGLSEIQGQKPLDELVKMDPFNSNYGVIHYDSMDERGVDVALLYDKSKIEVISSEPITYFFEIDDEDPANYDTTRDILFCKVKYSGEMINLFVVHLPSKRERDVNKPKRDYILKDIKEKVLKLKSENEAVIILGDFNENPDDENLKNLLYDENFNKILTNPYVDLYNNRIFSTFHFKDGLLFDQIILSDEFYDSNFPFSFKDAKVFNSEKLSTWNRKFSGRPFRTYAGTRYLGGYSDHFPVLTEFIKRNN; encoded by the coding sequence ATGACAAACAACGATTCCAAAGAGCTGATTGCTTTCTACAACGTAGAAAACCTTTTTCTTCCAGACCCACCTCCTGTTCACAAACTAGATCCAACAGTTTCTGGGTTAAGAAATTGGGACGAGAAAAGGTACAATAATAAACTCTTCAAAATTTCACATGTTTTTCAACTGATCAAAGAATCGGAAAATGCATTGCCGATGTTGATTGGTCTGTCCGAAATTCAAGGCCAAAAACCTTTGGACGAATTGGTAAAAATGGATCCGTTCAACTCAAATTATGGCGTGATACATTATGATTCCATGGATGAAAGAGGGGTGGATGTTGCACTGCTTTATGACAAATCTAAAATTGAAGTCATTTCTTCCGAACCCATCACTTATTTTTTCGAGATTGATGATGAAGATCCAGCGAATTATGATACAACAAGAGATATCTTATTTTGTAAAGTGAAATATTCTGGCGAAATGATCAACCTTTTTGTGGTTCACCTCCCTTCCAAAAGAGAACGTGACGTTAACAAACCAAAACGCGATTATATCTTAAAGGACATCAAGGAAAAAGTTTTGAAACTAAAATCAGAAAATGAAGCGGTCATTATTTTAGGTGATTTTAATGAAAATCCTGATGATGAAAATTTAAAGAATTTGCTTTATGATGAAAATTTTAATAAAATCTTAACAAATCCATACGTCGATTTATATAATAACAGAATATTTTCAACGTTCCATTTTAAAGATGGCTTACTTTTTGACCAAATTATTTTATCTGATGAATTTTATGATTCAAATTTTCCATTTTCATTTAAAGATGCAAAAGTTTTTAATTCCGAAAAATTGAGTACTTGGAATAGGAAATTTTCAGGAAGACCATTCAGAACTTATGCTGGAACTCGATATTTGGGAGGATACAGCGACCATTTTCCGGTATTGACAGAATTTATCAAGCGCAACAATTAA
- the deoC gene encoding deoxyribose-phosphate aldolase, whose translation MEKVLEKNHKKVNQNHTEERNEGLPFNTKYFDAININRSAIERRVGTLTGRRSVKKEFQAAWLLKAISMIDLTTLAGDDTRGNVLRLCEKAKHPVREDILQKLGMQDANLTTGAVCVYHNLIPYAKEALKGTNIPIAAVSTGFPAGKISLEEKITEIKKSVAAGAKEIDIVISRDLVLESKWKELYEEIKLCRQACGDAHMKTILATGEIPTYTKVAKASWVAMMAGSDFIKTSTGKESVNATLAVSLVMIRCIREYYELTGVKVGYKPAGGIQKAKQALDYLILIKEELGNEWLNPDLFRFGASSLLGDIERQLEHYVTGRYSANFRHPMA comes from the coding sequence ATGGAAAAAGTTTTGGAAAAAAATCATAAAAAAGTGAATCAAAATCATACCGAAGAAAGAAACGAAGGTTTACCTTTCAATACCAAATATTTTGACGCCATCAACATCAACCGAAGTGCGATTGAAAGACGCGTTGGAACTTTGACAGGTAGAAGAAGCGTGAAAAAGGAATTCCAGGCAGCATGGTTATTGAAAGCAATCTCTATGATTGATTTGACGACACTTGCAGGCGACGACACGCGCGGAAATGTTCTCCGTCTTTGCGAAAAAGCAAAACATCCTGTTCGTGAGGATATTTTACAAAAACTTGGAATGCAGGACGCAAATTTAACAACTGGAGCAGTTTGCGTTTATCACAACTTAATTCCCTACGCAAAAGAAGCTTTAAAAGGAACTAATATTCCAATTGCAGCGGTTTCCACTGGTTTTCCAGCTGGAAAGATTTCTTTGGAAGAGAAAATTACGGAAATTAAAAAATCTGTCGCGGCAGGAGCAAAAGAAATCGACATTGTGATTTCCAGAGATTTGGTTCTCGAATCAAAGTGGAAAGAACTGTATGAAGAAATTAAACTTTGCAGACAAGCTTGTGGAGATGCACATATGAAAACCATTCTCGCAACAGGAGAAATTCCAACGTACACGAAAGTGGCAAAAGCAAGTTGGGTCGCCATGATGGCGGGTTCCGATTTCATCAAAACTTCCACCGGAAAAGAATCGGTGAATGCCACTTTGGCGGTAAGTTTAGTCATGATTCGCTGCATCCGAGAATATTACGAATTGACAGGAGTAAAGGTCGGCTATAAACCTGCAGGTGGAATCCAAAAAGCAAAACAGGCACTCGACTATTTAATCCTAATTAAAGAAGAACTCGGAAACGAATGGTTAAATCCAGACTTATTCCGTTTCGGTGCAAGTTCACTTTTAGGAGATATCGAAAGACAACTCGAACATTACGTAACTGGAAGATACAGTGCGAATTTCCGTCATCCGATGGCATAA
- a CDS encoding ABC-F family ATP-binding cassette domain-containing protein produces the protein MNYVSAENLSKSYGVKTLFKDITFHINEGDKIAIVAKNGTGKSTLLKILMGKEIADSGTVSINKDIQVVLFDQEIDFEGELNVEEFMMTLDSAPILALKNYHHALHTENPNDMEKALTEMEIHKAWDLENEMKQILSQLKITDLEAKMKTLSGGQIKRVALAKLLLETRAEHRHTLLIMDEPTNHLDVDMVEWLENYLSKAMVTLLLVTHDRYFLDAVCDTIWEMEDFNLYVHNGSYATYLENKMIREDNLNSTIDKANNLYRKELEWMRRQPKARTTKSKSRIDAFYETEKTAKTDTRKQGLELDFEMKRLGKKILELKNIDKKFGEKVLLKDFSYQFQRGEKVGIVGKNGAGKSTLLNIIQGLEPYDKGEIETGETIKFGYFSQKGLNYNENERVIDFIKEIGENFPLANGRTISASQFLRLFLFDDQTQYSPISKLSGGEKRRLHLMYVLYQNPNFLIFDEPTNDLDLPTLTVLENFLQNFQGCLIIVSHDRYFMDRIVDHVLAFEGDGKIKDFVGNFSEYRESRKMEEGRWKSDHLNQKIENFKEAEAKLPASSSQLPARKLSFKEQRELESIEKEMPELERKRNDILEKLNNEADYEKISVLSKDLETISEKLEEMEMRWLELQD, from the coding sequence ATGAATTACGTTTCCGCAGAAAATCTTTCCAAATCTTACGGAGTTAAAACTCTTTTTAAAGACATCACCTTCCACATCAACGAAGGCGATAAAATTGCGATTGTCGCCAAAAATGGTACCGGAAAATCGACTTTATTAAAGATTTTGATGGGAAAAGAAATCGCAGATTCGGGAACGGTTTCCATTAATAAAGACATTCAAGTCGTTTTATTTGACCAGGAAATTGATTTTGAAGGCGAATTGAATGTGGAGGAATTCATGATGACACTCGATTCTGCGCCGATTCTGGCCTTAAAAAATTACCATCATGCGCTTCATACCGAAAATCCAAACGATATGGAAAAAGCGCTGACCGAAATGGAAATCCACAAAGCATGGGATTTGGAAAATGAGATGAAGCAGATTCTTTCGCAACTGAAAATCACCGATTTGGAAGCAAAAATGAAAACGCTTTCAGGTGGACAAATCAAACGCGTTGCTTTGGCGAAACTCCTTTTGGAAACCCGTGCAGAACATCGTCACACGCTTTTAATCATGGACGAACCTACGAACCATCTCGATGTGGATATGGTGGAATGGCTTGAAAATTATTTGTCGAAAGCAATGGTTACCTTGCTTCTCGTGACACACGATAGATATTTTTTGGATGCGGTTTGCGACACGATTTGGGAAATGGAAGACTTTAATCTTTATGTTCACAACGGAAGTTACGCGACTTACCTCGAAAATAAAATGATTCGTGAAGATAACTTGAACTCGACCATCGACAAAGCCAACAATCTTTACCGAAAAGAATTGGAATGGATGCGGCGACAACCAAAAGCGAGAACCACCAAATCAAAATCAAGAATCGACGCGTTTTACGAAACCGAAAAAACAGCAAAAACCGATACAAGAAAACAAGGTTTGGAACTCGATTTCGAAATGAAACGTTTGGGGAAAAAGATTCTTGAACTGAAGAATATCGATAAAAAATTTGGTGAAAAAGTTTTGCTGAAAGATTTTTCCTACCAATTTCAACGTGGAGAAAAAGTAGGAATCGTCGGGAAAAATGGAGCAGGAAAATCAACTTTGCTTAATATTATTCAGGGTTTGGAACCTTATGACAAAGGCGAAATTGAAACAGGTGAAACCATAAAATTTGGGTATTTTTCTCAAAAGGGTCTAAATTACAATGAAAACGAAAGAGTCATTGATTTTATCAAAGAAATTGGCGAGAATTTTCCTTTGGCGAATGGAAGAACCATTTCTGCATCGCAGTTTTTGAGGTTGTTTTTGTTTGATGACCAAACGCAATATTCACCGATTTCCAAACTTTCGGGTGGTGAAAAACGTCGATTGCATTTGATGTATGTGTTGTATCAAAATCCAAATTTTTTGATTTTCGATGAACCGACAAACGATTTGGATTTGCCGACTTTGACTGTTTTAGAGAATTTCCTGCAAAATTTTCAAGGTTGTTTGATCATCGTTTCGCACGACCGATATTTCATGGATCGAATTGTAGATCACGTTTTGGCGTTTGAAGGCGACGGAAAAATCAAAGATTTTGTCGGGAATTTTTCAGAGTACAGAGAAAGCCGAAAGATGGAAGAGGGAAGATGGAAGTCAGATCATCTCAATCAAAAAATCGAGAATTTTAAGGAAGCGGAAGCTAAACTTCCAGCATCCAGCTCCCAGCTTCCAGCCAGAAAATTATCCTTCAAAGAACAACGCGAACTCGAATCCATCGAAAAAGAAATGCCCGAATTAGAAAGGAAAAGAAACGATATTCTTGAAAAGCTCAACAACGAAGCCGATTACGAAAAGATTTCTGTATTGTCCAAAGATTTAGAAACCATTTCCGAAAAATTGGAAGAGATGGAAATGCGTTGGCTGGAACTGCAAGATTAG